Proteins from one Dromiciops gliroides isolate mDroGli1 chromosome 6, mDroGli1.pri, whole genome shotgun sequence genomic window:
- the LOC122732334 gene encoding olfactory receptor 5M9, with amino-acid sequence MPSPNYTDVTEFILLGLTSRQELQVLFFVIFLIVYVITLVGNLGMILLISVSPQLQSPMYFFLSHLSFVDVWFSSNVTPKMLENLLSKTKTISYVGCLIQCYFFIALVHVEVYILAVMAFDRFMAICNPLLYGSKMSRTVCIRLISVPYVYGFSVSLICTLWTYGLYFCGNFEINHFYCADPPLIKIACGGIHIKEYTMIVIAGINFTYSLSVVLISYTFIVVAILRMRSAEGRKKAFSTCGSHLTAVTMFYGTLIFMYLRRPTEESVEQGKMVAVFYTTVIPMLNPMIYSLRNKDVKEAMNKAIHRACFVK; translated from the coding sequence ATGCCAAGCCCAAACTACACAGATGTGACTGAATTCATCCTTTTAGGCCTAACTAGTCGGCAGGAACTTCAGGTCCTCTTTTTTGTGATATTCTTAATTGTGTATGTTATCACTCTGGTGGGAAATCTTGGCATGATCTTACTAATCAGTGTCAGTCCCCAGCTCCAGAGTCCCATGTACTTCTTTCTTAGTCATTTATCTTTTGTGGATGTGTGGTTCTCCTCCAATGTCACCCCAAAGATGCTGGAAAACTTATTATCCAAGACCAAAACCATTTCCTATGTTGGGTGCTTAATACAGTGTTATTTTTTTATTGCTCTTGTCCATGTGGAGGTCTATATCTTGGCTGTCATGGCCTTTGATCGATTTATGGCCATCTGTAACCCTCTGCTTTATGGGAGTAAAATGTCAAGGACAGTTTGTATTCGGTTAATCTCAGTACCCTATGTTTATGGCTTCTCTGTAAGCCTCATTTGTACCTTGTGGACCTATGGATTGTACTTCTGTGGAAACTTTGAAATCAACCACTTCTATTGTGCAGATCCACCGCTCATCAAGATAGCCTGTGGAGGCATCCACATCAAGGAATATACCATGATCGTCATTGCAGGAATTAACTTCACATATTCTCTGTCTGTGGTGCTGATCTCTTATACATTCATTGTTGTGGCTATCCTTCGCATGCGCTCtgcagaggggagaaagaaggctTTCTCCACTTGTGGCTCTCACCTCACAGCTGTTACTATGTTTTATGGGACACTCATTTTCATGTATCTCAGGCGCCCTACAGAGGAGTCTGTAGAGCAGGGGAAAATGGTGGCTGTGTTTTATACCACAGTCATTCCTATGTTGAACCCCATGATCTACAGCCTAAGGAACAAGGATGTAAAAGAGGCAATGAACAAAGCTATTCATAGGGCTTGCTTTGTGAAATAA